In the genome of Bryobacteraceae bacterium, one region contains:
- the pnp gene encoding polyribonucleotide nucleotidyltransferase, which yields MTHSVTIDLDGRIVTLETGKLAKQANGAVIVKTAENVVLVTACGNEDPRPGASFLPLTVDYREYTYAAGKFPGGFIKREGRPSEKEILTSRLIDRPIRPLFGEGYACDTQIIALVLSADPKLDPGPLSITGAAAALAISDIPFDHTLAGLRVGLVNGKLVPCLTYDEEREAEFSIVVAGTRSGIVMVEAGGKGVVEDRVVDCIEFGHKCCIKLIEGIEELRKKCGKTKREFVPAPVNQDLYAKIEKLVRADLTDALDTKKYPKLESYKKVGEQKKRAVESIPEEETELRAQAAGIFDRLKETIFRDEMLKNKRRPDGRAFDELRDISCEVGLLPRTHGSGLFTRGETQGLVTTTLGTKEDEQRIELLDPEGAVSKRFMLHYNFPPFSVGEVAFLRSPGRREIGHGVLAERAISAVIPDEKSFPYTIRIVSDILESNGSSSMASVCGGILGLMDAGVPISAPVAGIAMGLVKEGDEYAILTDIAGAEDHYGDMDFKVAGTKDGITALQMDIKTPNVSAAIMREALAQARKARLEILEKMIACIAEPRKELSKNAPRIYTVTIPTDKIRDLIGPGGKMIRSITDETGVKIDVSDDGTVNIFAVDGGSAEEALRRVNNICATAEVGKTYLGKVVRIVDFGAFVEIFPGTDGLLHISEISENRVKTVKDELNEGDQIQVKVLALEGNKIKLSRKAVLKELREKMKGGKKGKSEEDGEE from the coding sequence ATGACCCATTCCGTTACGATCGACCTCGACGGTCGCATCGTTACCTTGGAAACCGGCAAGCTGGCCAAACAGGCCAACGGCGCCGTCATCGTCAAAACCGCCGAAAACGTCGTCCTCGTCACCGCCTGCGGCAACGAAGACCCCCGCCCCGGCGCAAGCTTTCTTCCCCTCACGGTCGACTACCGTGAGTACACCTACGCCGCCGGTAAGTTCCCCGGCGGGTTCATCAAGCGCGAGGGCCGGCCGTCGGAAAAGGAAATCCTCACCAGCCGCCTGATCGATCGCCCCATTCGGCCGCTGTTCGGGGAGGGCTACGCCTGCGATACGCAGATCATTGCGCTGGTGCTCTCGGCCGATCCGAAGCTCGACCCCGGTCCGCTTTCCATCACCGGCGCCGCCGCCGCCCTCGCCATCTCCGATATTCCGTTCGATCATACCCTCGCCGGACTCCGTGTCGGCCTGGTGAACGGCAAGCTCGTCCCATGCCTCACCTACGATGAGGAGCGCGAAGCCGAGTTCTCCATCGTCGTCGCCGGCACCCGCAGCGGCATCGTCATGGTGGAAGCCGGCGGCAAGGGCGTCGTCGAGGATCGCGTCGTCGATTGCATCGAGTTCGGTCACAAGTGCTGCATCAAACTCATCGAAGGAATCGAAGAGCTTCGCAAGAAGTGCGGCAAGACCAAGCGTGAATTCGTTCCCGCCCCGGTCAACCAGGATCTCTACGCGAAGATTGAAAAGCTGGTCCGCGCCGATCTCACCGACGCGCTCGACACCAAGAAATATCCCAAGCTCGAGAGCTACAAAAAGGTCGGCGAGCAGAAAAAGCGCGCCGTTGAAAGCATTCCCGAAGAGGAAACGGAACTTCGCGCCCAGGCAGCCGGCATCTTCGATCGTCTGAAGGAAACCATCTTCCGCGACGAGATGCTGAAGAACAAACGCCGTCCCGACGGCCGCGCGTTCGACGAACTCCGCGATATCTCCTGCGAAGTGGGCCTCCTGCCGCGCACGCACGGCTCCGGCCTGTTTACGCGCGGCGAAACGCAGGGCTTGGTCACCACCACGCTCGGCACCAAGGAAGACGAGCAGCGCATCGAGCTCCTCGATCCCGAGGGCGCGGTTTCGAAGCGCTTCATGCTTCACTACAATTTTCCGCCGTTCTCCGTTGGTGAAGTGGCGTTTCTGCGCAGCCCCGGCCGCCGCGAAATCGGCCACGGCGTGCTCGCGGAGCGCGCCATCTCGGCCGTGATCCCCGACGAAAAATCATTCCCATACACGATCCGCATCGTCAGCGACATCCTCGAGTCGAACGGCTCGAGCTCGATGGCCTCCGTCTGCGGCGGCATCCTCGGCCTCATGGACGCCGGTGTGCCCATCTCGGCGCCCGTCGCCGGTATCGCCATGGGCCTCGTCAAGGAAGGCGATGAATACGCCATTCTCACCGACATCGCCGGCGCCGAGGACCACTACGGCGACATGGACTTCAAGGTCGCCGGCACCAAGGACGGCATCACCGCCCTCCAGATGGACATCAAGACGCCGAACGTCAGCGCCGCCATCATGCGTGAAGCGCTCGCCCAGGCGCGCAAGGCCCGGCTCGAGATCCTCGAGAAGATGATCGCCTGCATCGCCGAGCCGCGCAAGGAGCTCTCGAAGAACGCCCCGCGCATCTACACGGTGACCATCCCCACCGACAAGATCCGCGACCTCATCGGGCCCGGTGGCAAGATGATCCGCTCCATCACCGACGAAACCGGCGTCAAGATCGACGTCAGCGACGACGGTACCGTGAACATCTTCGCCGTCGACGGCGGCTCGGCCGAGGAAGCCCTCCGCCGCGTGAACAACATCTGCGCCACCGCCGAGGTCGGCAAGACGTACCTCGGGAAAGTGGTTCGCATCGTCGACTTCGGCGCGTTCGTCGAAATCTTCCCCGGCACCGACGGTCTGCTTCACATCAGCGAGATCTCTGAGAACCGCGTCAAAACGGTGAAGGACGAACTCAACGAAGGCGATCAGATCCAGGTGAAGGTCCTCGCTCTCGAAGGCAACAAGATCAAGCTCAGCCGCAAGGCCGTGCTGAAGGAGTTGCGCGAGAAGATGAAGGGCGGCAAGAAGGGCAAGAGCGAAGAGGACGGAGAAGAGTAG
- a CDS encoding ABC transporter permease produces MAGELIRAVRRLQSAPGFAAIIVGLLALGIGAATAMFSVVNAVLLRPLPYGVPDRLVEIRTLAPSGRNAGVPLGDFDRLRAMEEIESIAFGAQGAVTLTGTEGAENVFSEGLAGDGLAVFGVAPSAGRLNGGERAVVLSHRLWQRRYQGDARVVGRAITVNGEPWTIGAVMPAGFFTTNRIFELWMPWRFSTDDLKNRQGYNGTTVARVTVPVPQLAARLEAERFGANNDVRGRAVSLWDRQDVDRARILWVLLGAVGLVLAIACLNAGSLMLARAVGRRRETAVRAALGARPMELLRPLAAESAVLAGCAASAGCLVAWGLLRALAAWMPERAPLSRMDEASLDVRMLGAAVGIAVASIVLAGLAPAFEAWAVRPAAALGDSSRASAGGRFASRFRAGAVVLQTALSVVVLVGAGLLMRSLVKMIETDPGYRREGLLTARIPMPFEMGQRGNPATEAHYRAVLDAVRAIPGVKSAAVTTVLPLGRVAANISFAPEGKAEPAEGAAQFYSVTPDYFRTMGVPLRAGRLFDERDTAGSPGVVIINEVAAKKYWPDEDPVGKRAAGQPPVVVAGVVGAVRRGSMREPPGPEVYRPFSQMMFGLHGTTLVLRTSGPAPESLTGPVRRTLRESFPDHPVAEIRTMEAVIADSVASPRFYASVFGLFAALALLLAGAGLYGLMAHSVAERRREIGIRAALGAPVAAIVGLIMSRGAVLLGAGVAAGVAGSVGFTRLLGSQLYEVDTDDPLTLTIVCGLLVAVGLIAVAGPARRAAGVDPASALRAE; encoded by the coding sequence GTGGCCGGCGAACTGATCCGAGCGGTGCGCCGGCTGCAATCGGCCCCGGGGTTCGCAGCCATCATCGTAGGTTTGCTGGCGCTCGGGATCGGGGCGGCGACAGCGATGTTCTCGGTGGTGAACGCGGTGCTGCTGCGTCCCCTGCCCTATGGCGTTCCAGACCGGCTGGTGGAGATCCGCACATTGGCGCCTTCCGGGCGCAACGCGGGGGTTCCGCTCGGCGATTTCGATCGCTTGCGGGCGATGGAGGAAATCGAGAGCATCGCGTTCGGTGCGCAGGGAGCGGTGACGCTCACCGGGACGGAGGGAGCCGAGAACGTCTTCTCGGAGGGGCTGGCCGGCGATGGGTTGGCGGTGTTCGGAGTAGCGCCCTCGGCGGGGCGGCTCAATGGCGGCGAGCGCGCGGTGGTGCTTTCGCATCGCCTTTGGCAGCGGCGGTACCAAGGGGACGCGCGCGTGGTTGGCCGTGCCATTACTGTGAACGGAGAGCCATGGACGATCGGCGCTGTTATGCCGGCAGGATTCTTCACCACCAATCGCATCTTCGAGCTTTGGATGCCGTGGCGCTTCTCGACGGACGATCTGAAGAACAGGCAAGGATACAACGGAACGACGGTGGCGCGAGTAACGGTTCCCGTCCCGCAACTGGCGGCGCGGTTGGAGGCCGAGCGGTTCGGCGCCAACAACGACGTCCGCGGACGGGCGGTCTCGCTGTGGGACCGGCAGGACGTCGACCGGGCGCGGATCCTATGGGTGCTGCTGGGAGCGGTCGGGCTCGTGCTTGCGATCGCATGCTTGAACGCGGGGAGCCTGATGCTGGCCCGTGCCGTCGGGCGGCGGCGGGAGACGGCGGTTCGAGCCGCTCTGGGAGCGCGCCCGATGGAACTGCTCCGACCGCTGGCGGCTGAGAGCGCCGTGTTGGCCGGGTGCGCGGCGTCGGCCGGCTGTCTGGTTGCGTGGGGATTGCTTCGGGCATTGGCGGCATGGATGCCGGAGAGAGCGCCGCTGTCTCGGATGGACGAAGCGTCGCTGGACGTCCGGATGCTTGGAGCGGCGGTGGGAATCGCGGTGGCGAGCATCGTGCTGGCGGGTTTGGCGCCGGCTTTCGAAGCGTGGGCGGTCCGGCCGGCGGCGGCGCTGGGCGATAGCAGCCGGGCGAGTGCTGGCGGGCGGTTCGCATCCAGATTTCGCGCCGGGGCGGTGGTGCTGCAGACGGCGCTATCGGTGGTGGTCCTGGTGGGCGCCGGTTTGTTGATGCGTAGCCTCGTGAAAATGATTGAGACGGACCCCGGCTATCGGCGCGAAGGCTTGCTCACGGCGCGGATTCCGATGCCGTTCGAAATGGGGCAACGCGGAAACCCGGCGACGGAGGCTCACTATCGGGCCGTTCTGGACGCCGTGCGCGCGATCCCGGGCGTGAAATCGGCTGCTGTGACGACGGTGCTGCCGTTGGGCCGTGTTGCCGCCAACATCAGTTTCGCGCCGGAGGGCAAGGCGGAACCGGCGGAAGGCGCCGCCCAGTTCTATTCGGTGACGCCGGACTACTTCCGCACGATGGGCGTTCCGTTGCGCGCCGGCCGGTTGTTCGACGAGCGAGACACAGCCGGCTCGCCAGGGGTGGTGATCATCAACGAGGTGGCGGCGAAGAAATACTGGCCCGATGAAGATCCGGTGGGCAAGCGCGCAGCAGGCCAGCCTCCAGTGGTAGTGGCCGGCGTGGTGGGCGCGGTACGGCGCGGGAGCATGCGCGAGCCGCCCGGGCCGGAGGTGTACCGCCCGTTCTCGCAGATGATGTTCGGCCTGCACGGAACCACGCTCGTCCTGCGGACGAGCGGTCCGGCTCCGGAGTCGCTTACCGGACCGGTGCGGCGTACGCTACGCGAGAGTTTCCCCGATCATCCGGTGGCGGAGATCCGAACGATGGAGGCGGTGATCGCGGATTCGGTGGCGAGCCCGCGCTTCTACGCGTCGGTGTTTGGGCTGTTCGCCGCCTTGGCGTTGCTGCTGGCCGGGGCCGGGTTGTACGGACTCATGGCGCACAGTGTCGCCGAGCGGCGGCGGGAGATCGGAATCCGGGCAGCGCTGGGCGCTCCGGTAGCGGCGATCGTGGGCCTGATTATGTCGCGCGGCGCGGTCCTGCTGGGAGCGGGCGTGGCGGCGGGAGTGGCCGGATCCGTAGGTTTCACGCGCTTGCTCGGCTCGCAGTTGTACGAAGTCGATACGGACGACCCGTTGACCCTCACTATCGTGTGTGGTCTGCTTGTTGCTGTCGGTCTGATCGCGGTGGCGGGTCCGGCGCGGCGCGCGGCGGGTGTCGATCCGGCAAGCGCACTTCGGGCGGAGTAG
- a CDS encoding M56 family metallopeptidase codes for MTLALVFKATVILAAVATVSAILRKRSAALRHAIWTAALAALIAMPFTGGLLPSWSALPALKLRAFGAAAAETAAFSLKLSPVWYAGIFLVLARLVLSHLLLWRMARRGTVTAPVTWGILRPEILLPGGSADASVVGHERAHVERRDGLWLAVSQLACAVWWFHPLVWLAAARAREEAERACDDRVLSGGAGSVEYAGALVACARMASTPAALASTDSLEKRLRSILNPGTDRSDVSPRLILAVVLAVVAVAGPVAMLSRAQGPVGMDALDIPPRLLSKVEPQYTEEARQAKIAGTCVLSVIVGPDGLAREIEVRRSLDEGLDAKAIEAVEQWVFEPGIKDGSAVPVRATIEVNFRLM; via the coding sequence ATGACGCTGGCTCTCGTTTTCAAAGCGACGGTGATTCTCGCGGCCGTGGCTACGGTGTCCGCGATTCTGCGCAAACGCTCGGCGGCGTTGCGGCATGCGATTTGGACGGCGGCACTGGCGGCGCTGATCGCCATGCCGTTCACCGGAGGACTGCTGCCCTCCTGGAGCGCGCTTCCGGCGTTGAAATTGCGGGCGTTTGGGGCCGCCGCGGCCGAAACCGCCGCGTTCTCCCTCAAACTGAGCCCTGTATGGTATGCCGGCATATTCCTAGTTCTCGCGCGGCTGGTTTTGTCTCACCTGTTGTTGTGGCGAATGGCGCGGCGCGGAACGGTGACGGCTCCGGTGACGTGGGGAATCCTCCGTCCGGAGATCCTGCTGCCGGGCGGATCCGCGGATGCGTCCGTGGTCGGTCACGAGCGGGCCCATGTGGAGCGCCGTGACGGCCTGTGGTTGGCGGTGTCCCAGTTGGCCTGCGCGGTGTGGTGGTTCCATCCGCTGGTGTGGCTGGCGGCCGCGAGAGCGCGCGAGGAAGCGGAGCGCGCCTGCGACGATCGCGTGTTGTCGGGAGGCGCGGGCTCCGTCGAGTATGCGGGCGCCTTGGTCGCTTGCGCGCGCATGGCGTCCACGCCGGCCGCGCTCGCCTCCACCGATTCGCTGGAAAAGCGACTGCGTTCGATACTGAATCCGGGAACGGACCGGTCCGATGTGTCGCCGCGGCTGATATTGGCCGTGGTGTTGGCGGTGGTGGCGGTCGCCGGTCCGGTGGCGATGCTCAGCCGGGCGCAGGGCCCAGTGGGAATGGACGCGCTTGACATTCCGCCGCGGCTGCTATCGAAGGTGGAGCCACAGTACACCGAGGAGGCGCGGCAAGCGAAGATCGCCGGCACATGCGTGCTTTCGGTCATTGTGGGACCAGATGGGCTGGCGCGCGAAATCGAAGTGCGGCGGAGCCTGGACGAAGGCCTGGACGCCAAGGCGATCGAAGCCGTGGAGCAATGGGTGTTCGAGCCAGGAATCAAGGACGGCAGCGCAGTACCGGTGCGGGCGACGATCGAAGTGAACTTCCGGCTGATGTGA
- a CDS encoding BlaI/MecI/CopY family transcriptional regulator produces MAARPPSLDRTSRRERQIMDALFQAGEATVAEVRAAMVDPPGYSAVRATLRILEEKGLVTHCEKENAYVYSPTVSREKARRSAVRNLVETFFAGSAAQAGLALLGSPDARFSKQDLDRLAAIVEKARKEEKS; encoded by the coding sequence ATGGCCGCAAGACCTCCATCTCTGGATCGGACCAGCCGGCGGGAACGGCAGATAATGGACGCGCTGTTTCAGGCCGGGGAGGCCACGGTGGCGGAAGTGCGGGCGGCGATGGTGGATCCGCCCGGGTATTCGGCGGTGCGGGCGACGCTGCGGATTCTTGAAGAAAAAGGGCTGGTGACGCACTGCGAGAAGGAGAACGCCTACGTCTATTCACCCACGGTGTCTCGGGAGAAGGCGCGGCGGAGCGCGGTGCGGAATCTTGTGGAGACGTTTTTCGCCGGTTCGGCGGCGCAGGCCGGATTGGCGTTGCTAGGCTCGCCGGATGCCAGATTCTCGAAGCAGGATCTGGACCGGCTGGCCGCGATTGTGGAAAAGGCAAGAAAGGAAGAGAAGTCATGA